The Musa acuminata AAA Group cultivar baxijiao chromosome BXJ3-6, Cavendish_Baxijiao_AAA, whole genome shotgun sequence region gacgtaaaactgcgtttagacgcaaactacgtttaaacgtaaaactgcgttttagacgtaaactgagtttagacgtaaactgagtttagacgtaaatctgcgtttagacgtaaatctacgtttagacgtaaatatgcgtttagacgtaaaactgcgtttagacgcaaactgcatttaaacataaattgtgtttagacgtaaactgcgtttagaagtaaaattgcgcttaatcttaagtaatcttaaaatcggcttttacatcgaaatcgtttttatcgaacgaacgcagctttcatttttaatcgctgaaagatttccgctgcactaattcaccccccccccctcttagtgctctcgatcctaacataacctTCAAGGACCGAAAGATATCTTACAAAATTGAGTCTAAAATCAAAAGAACACTTGAGGTATCTAAAAATTCATTTAAGAGTATTCTAGTGGGTTATTAGTATATCTAGTAAGTCTAATACATCATAAGAAATATAAAGTCTAGTTTTATTTGATAAATAGATAAGATATTCAATGATTTGAGAGTATCTTTCTTAATTTATaagattatcattattttttaacaATATAAATATGGATCATAAAGAATGGGGATAGTTGAATAATTaaaatatctatattttttaGCATAATGAAATTAAGACAATGATATAGAATTATAAGATTTTTGGATTTTCATTCTTAAGATGATATCGAATAGATTCATATGAAGCCCAAGAAAATTATActagagaaagaaaattttacaAAATTAATGATTATGTtggaaaaaattttaaaaagcatcagaattatatatttatatcaagAATATATGATCAAGGTAACTATCCAATAACTCTATATAATGTAGTTTCAAAGGTATTAATACATGTATTTAAAATGAATAAATacacataatttaaaaatattataagacaaTTTATACATTAATAATTTGTTAAAGCAAatgatttgaataattatttattattttataagtatttttaaattatcttatctgaatttatataaaaaaatatctatcCAAAAAGCTTATGGGAATTATATCATTGTAACGTCCTTTGACTTTCCTCAAGCTAGGAGGCTTACAATTACAAGCCAGAGTGTATATGTTTCTTTACTAagcaaaagaatatatatatacatgtatatacatatatatatgtatatacatatatatatgtatatacatatatatatatacaattcaGTGATTTTCTTATTTGAAGGtaatttaatgaaatttttaagcTAAAATTGGCGCACTCTCAAGTTGATATACAATTCAGTGTAGCACAGTTTATCGATAAGTTTATGCAACTCACATCATCATAAACaaatatgatataaataataaatttattatttttttatttttaaataattttaatatttttaagtcaAATTACGTAGACTGACATTGTCCTATAAAGCAAATAGTAATCCTTAAATGGTAAAGATATTCTTATATTGTCCTTGGGATTCCTCACTTACATTCTGAAAAGTGGGTCACTTACGAAAAACTCATAAATTGaattttttgagaaaatatcttaaaaaaatatattatatatattttttaaatgatgtatttatataataaactagtAAAATTTTACCGGTAGTTGACATCTTCaaatcatatcatattatcaaaaaatcattatatatattttttgtattttatgcaaaaaaaaaagggtcaaaaggagagagagagagaggaggaagcaaGCAAATTGTTTCTGATATATACCCAAATCGCAACTCATCCCCAGAAGCCAAGCTAGTAGTATAAGAGTGTTACAGGAACTAAACAACGACGGCCATAACAAAAAGAGGGAGATATGCCGAACGCTCATCCCACTCTCCCCGTGTCTGCCGTCCCAATGGAGCCGTCGTCGCCGCTCTCCAACCCCAACCCCTTCGCAGCCGCCGCCTCTTTTCTTCGTCACCACCTCTCCCGCCTTGGCTCCGACCTCTCCGCCGGCGTCGACCACGGTCGCCGCCTTGTCCGCGCGGTGGCCTCCCCGCCTCCCTTCGCGGCCACCTCGGTTGGGGCGTTGGCGCCCGAGCCCGCGCGCGCTGAGGGGAAGCGCGCCTTCGACCTCGCCCTCAGCCCGGAGTATGTGGCGAAAACGCTCGCCGGCACTGCGGTGTACACCGTCAGCAATTCCAACAACGAGTTCGTCCTCatttccgatcctaacaacagcCTCCGGTCGCTCGGGATCCTTTGCTTCCGGCAAGAAGACGCTCAAACCCTCCTCGCCCAGGTCCTTCCTCCTCTCTCCATTTTCCGTACCTTACCCTTTTGATTCCatttcttctcttgagattttTGATCTTATGTACATCTGAAAATTCGCTTGAAAtttgtactatatatatattatttctgatTTTCCAGGTTCGGCTGCGACAGCCCATCTTGGGCAAGGGAGCAAGAGTCGTACCCATCACTCTTGATCAGGTTCTTCCATCAATTCTTGATTTAGGTTATGTTTACTGAAATAAAAATTCATGGTTATACTACATAAATTAGTTGTTCTACGTGTATTTTCAGTCTTTGCACAAGAACATCATAAAGTTATTTGATTAAATGTCACAGAGAAAACTATACTGCCTCTTTAGAAATCTAGCCTTTTGTAAAGGTGGAACCACTACATTTCCCTTCTCATATTTAACCATAGTAGCCATGAGATTCCAATATGTTCACTTGGTATTTTTTCAATTTTGTAGAATGAAGTGTAGtacttaaataatatatttttatcttatacaTACTCATTAATGGATCTTTATTTTGGATTAAAAAATTATGGATTGTTGTGAGGGTGATGAACCTAGAAACTCAAATTAGTATTAATGAATTGATAACTTGCTTTCTAGAAGTGTACTATTTTCACATTACATTGTGGAGGCTCAAGACTTAACAATGATCCATGTTGTTTGCATGTGATTGTCTAACATTTAGGAATgtctttataagttttatgtatcAATTCCTTTATAAATTTGTCATGAAGTAATAGCAACTTATTGACTTTTTAGACTATCAGAATAGCATTACGTTTTGTTGAAACCAATGAAGGGAACTTCCCATCAACAAATCTGGTGGATTGTTTAAAATCTTTGTGGTTGAATTGCAAATTTTTTAAGGGTTCTTACGAGTTATTATGTTAGACAAGAGCTACCATTCTGAATTTTCCGTATAACTGGACTATCCTATTTGTGCTTTTCATCCTGTTTATGCTATTAACtcgtattttcttttctttctatcaaATCTGAAGTTACACTGAATCGTTTATAATTTATTATCCATGATATTGTAGGTTTATATGCTAAAGGTTGAAGGAATTGCATTTCGTTTTTTACCTGATCCTCTTCAGATAAAGAATGCTCTAGCGGTATGATTTTTTGCCTCAGTTTTTGAGATAATTCTAAATTTAGCACATTATAGCATCAAAAATAAGTTGCATGAGGCTTTGTGTAAGATACACAATTTTGATACCCACGTTTTGTATCAAATGGTCTAATTTTTGTGCTTGGAAAATTATGTATTTTATTTCTATTGCTCATTGTGATAgcaatttttgaaaattttccttTGTTAGT contains the following coding sequences:
- the LOC135640170 gene encoding protein TIC 22, chloroplastic-like isoform X1, whose translation is MPNAHPTLPVSAVPMEPSSPLSNPNPFAAAASFLRHHLSRLGSDLSAGVDHGRRLVRAVASPPPFAATSVGALAPEPARAEGKRAFDLALSPEYVAKTLAGTAVYTVSNSNNEFVLISDPNNSLRSLGILCFRQEDAQTLLAQVRLRQPILGKGARVVPITLDQVYMLKVEGIAFRFLPDPLQIKNALALKSLDVSRGFDGVPVFQSDLLVVKKKNKRYCPIYFQKEDIERELLKVSKASRGSGFSQNIMVGSLEDVLKKMEMNDKNSGWDDLIFIPPGKSYTEHINKVSA
- the LOC135640170 gene encoding protein TIC 22, chloroplastic-like isoform X2, with the translated sequence MPNAHPTLPVSAVPMEPSSPLSNPNPFAAAASFLRHHLSRLGSDLSAGVDHGRRLVRAVASPPPFAATSVGALAPEPARAEGKRAFDLALSPEYVAKTLAGTAVYTVSNSNNEFVLISDPNNSLRSLGILCFRQEDAQTLLAQVRLRQPILGKGARVVPITLDQVYMLKVEGIAFRFLPDPLQIKNALALKSLDVSRGFDGVPVFQEDIERELLKVSKASRGSGFSQNIMVGSLEDVLKKMEMNDKNSGWDDLIFIPPGKSYTEHINKVSA